From the genome of Virgibacillus siamensis, one region includes:
- a CDS encoding ribonuclease HI family protein, producing MIEVYTDGASSGDPGISGAGIYIRAAGGTLEYSFPLPEMSNHEAEFQAILKALEICAEQFPGEILSFRSDSKLAVDTIEKDFTKNERFQNVLILIQDAAGDFPHFFIKWIPEKQNAHADKLARMAIQKQKDGGGKS from the coding sequence TTGATCGAAGTATATACTGATGGTGCATCCAGCGGGGATCCCGGCATAAGTGGTGCAGGTATCTATATAAGAGCTGCCGGAGGAACATTGGAATATTCTTTTCCACTGCCGGAAATGTCCAATCATGAAGCAGAATTTCAAGCCATTCTTAAGGCGTTAGAGATTTGTGCGGAACAATTTCCGGGAGAAATTCTTTCATTCCGTTCTGACTCCAAGCTGGCGGTTGATACGATTGAAAAGGACTTCACAAAAAATGAACGCTTTCAGAACGTGCTGATTCTTATACAAGATGCAGCAGGCGATTTCCCACACTTTTTCATTAAATGGATTCCGGAAAAACAAAACGCTCATGCAGATAAACTGGCGCGTATGGCAATTCAAAAACAAAAAGACGGAGGAGGTAAATCATGA